A single genomic interval of Aphidius gifuensis isolate YNYX2018 linkage group LG6, ASM1490517v1, whole genome shotgun sequence harbors:
- the LOC122859335 gene encoding insulin-like growth factor-binding protein-related protein 1 encodes MTYLKVFLLYKIFCLVVLTFTQVSADLIQKNINQTIDCGECAYYRCPESSTKCLLGSVKDPCNCCPAGLCAKFNGEPCWNSSIPNLSKKYLKDGFCAANYICQLRNDLLDGDEPEAICSCLEKSPACGSNNETYDTPCELHEEAMRIKNSTLKLKHLGPCPSRPWISSPLEDTSATMSQRVALNCEAKGFPVPDITWVFHSSDGSRVIKLPNDEHESAVHTSDGPENFMRNSWLQFSRISKQHTGTYQCIANNTIGVASTMAFVSLI; translated from the exons ATGacatatttaaaagtttttttattatataaaatctttTGTCTTGTTGTGCTAACATTTACCCAAGTATCAGCtgatttaatacaaaaaaatatcaaccaaACAATAGACTGTGGTGAATGTGCATACTACag aTGTCCTGAAAGTTCTACCAAGTGTCTTTTAGGATCAGTTAAAGATCCATGTAATTGTTGTCCAGCTGGTCTATGTGCAAAATTTAATGGTGAACCATGTTGGAATTCAAGTATcccaaatttatcaaaaaaatatctaaaagacGGATTTTGTGCTGCTAATTATATTTGCCAATTACGCAATGATCTTCTTGATGGG GATGAGCCTGAAGCAATTTGTTCATGCCTAGAAAAAAGTCCAGCATGTGGTAGTAACAATGAAACTTATGATACTCCATGTGAACTTCATGAAGAAGCAAtgagaattaaaaattcaacattaaaGTTAAAACATTTAGGTCCATGTCCAAGTCGTCCTTGGATATCATCACCTCTTGAAGACACTAGTGCAACAATGAGTCAACGAGTTGCACTCAATTGTGAAGCCAAGGGTTTTCCAGTTCCTGATATAACTTGGGTCTTTCACTCGTCAGATGGTTCAAGAGTTATCAAATTACCAA atGATGAGCATGAAAGTGCTGTGCATACAAGCGATGGACCAGAAAATTTTATGCGAAATTCTTGGCTTCAATTTTCAAGAATTTCGAAACAACACACCGGAACATATCAGTGTATTGCGAATAATACAATTGGTGTTGCAAGTACAATGGCTTTTGTCTcattaatataa
- the LOC122859774 gene encoding prominin-2-like, with amino-acid sequence MFGASYHLWIGLFFFESSLSSASNSFGYNLLITEINKIADNQDDNYGIYDEDYDSVTRNISRRKLDTPIEWELTKKPLNFPKNKIDNNFKMGHLIIENQLFKFEFLHDFLRFIQPYNVSIDFLIDIIERRVTTQRLLSESMNVEVGFISLLAACCILACVIPGTELWLACRPIKEDYKPSQHPRCLAFVLSTLVFILGIGIIGLIISNEVTKIGIEKIPDVMNTAIQDLNDYHTGTTVGIRDCLTRSLDVASEAIMADLDNVEEMLGKPVQLDLASETGLDIAIERLFTVANASQTLSNRAENLLKEGEKARDLGMELSREIDGLRRQLESLLRDQHLLRLQKIGRDNLTEAGRQARGEYHYVPHYISRSTLEYRNSIRREINAARVKIFEEARSLESTNTELNSQLNSIKKIANEAAPYIQLFEEIRWLICIGAIAGLTFIWILLFFAIICQCGSSQKKVQSTLLCGAFWSCPISIGLCVVLAGALGVSSHMEMFVCRALEDPSYKTLEAVLETRMFLGQRLNVPLKDLLEKCEQNEGVYPAFPLGQSSKLEQLADYWKWSGLSKSLSSLKVDLKGLKILTPSLEEKLESILHACGPNLTEHRTYIRGPILNKDLGAMSEHLHYVGRQLVDKRTSRNLQDIGESMKNILDRRVRPLVQIQDNLVDQLTRLELQLRPFQDNINKTFIHMKNIQSHINKQGDVIAELRTKYYIETLNSYLDQWRTHVLTEVISGPAKCRPLWDIVNGLRLSMCQDVLGPLDGFWFLLLISIIIMAITTPMAHILSSVYRNDIEKTTIFTPPGTGSPDTVVIDRDTWRTPDPPPLQDDW; translated from the exons ATGTTTGGTGCAAGTTATCATTTATGGATTggactgtttttttttgagtcatcattatcatcagctTCAAATTCATTTggctataatttattaataactgaaataaataaaattgctgaTAATCAAGATGATAATTATGGTATTTATGATGAAGATTATGATAGTGTTACAAGAAATATTAGTCGACGTAAATTGGATACACCAATTGAATGGGAGCTGACAAAAAAACctttaaattttccaaaaaataaaattgataataattttaaaatgggtcatttaattattgaaaatcaattatttaaatttgaatttttacatGATTTTCTTAGATTTATTCAACCGTATAATGTATCAATTG attttttaattgatataattgaAAGACGTGTAACAACTCAAAGGCTGCTGTCCGag TCCATGAATGTGGAGGTCGGATTCATATCACTTTTAGCTGCTTGCTGTATTTTGGCATGTGTTATTCCTGGTACTGAGCTTTGGCTTGCCTGTCGTCCAATCAAAGAAGATTATAAACCGTCACAGCATCCAAGATGTCTGGCTTTTGTGCTTTCAACACTTGTCTTTATTCTTGG catTGGAATTATTGGATTAATTATTTCCAATGAAGTTACAAAGATtggaattgaaaaaattcctGATGTTATGAATACTGCAATTCAAGATCTTAATGATTATCATACTGGTACAACTGTTGGAATTCGTGATTGTTTAACAAGAAGTCTCGATGTCGCAAGTGAAGCCATTATGGCTGATCTAGATA atgTCGAAGAAATGTTGGGCAAGCCAGTTCAACTTGACTTGGCATCAGAAACTGGTTTAGATATCGCCATCGAAAGACTATTCACTGTTGCCaatg caAGTCAAACGCTTTCAAATCGTGCTGAGAATTTACTAAAAGAGGGCGAAAAAGCTCGTGACCTCGGAATGGAATTGAGTCGTGAAATTGATGGACTACGACGTCAACTTGAGTCT TTACTGAGGGACCAGCATTTACTACGTCTTCAAAAAATTGGTCGAGATAATTTAACAGAAGCTGGTCGTCAAGCACGTGGTGAATATCACTACGTGCCTCATTACATTTCTCGAAGTACACTTGAATATCGTAATa gtATTCGAAGAGAAATTAATGCAGCAcgtgtaaaaatatttgaagaaGCAAGAAGCCTTGAATCAACTAACACCGAGCTTAACAGTCAACTGAATTCCATCAAGAAAATTGCAAATGAAGCTGCACCATATATACAGTTATTTGAAGAAATTAGATGGCTTATTTGCattg gtGCAATTGCTGGCTTAACTTTTATctggatattattattttttgctattatttgtcaatgtggatcatcacaaaaaaaagttcaatctACACTTTTATG TGGAGCTTTTTGGAGCTGTCCGATTTCGATTGGTCTGTGTGTGGTATTAGCTGGAGCATTGGGTGTATCAAGTCATATGGAAATGTTTGTATGTCGAGCACTTGAAGATCCAAGCTATAAAACACTTGAAGCTGTACTGGAAACAAGAATGTTCTTGGGACAACGTCTCAACGTTCCTCTCAAGGATCTTCTAGA AAAATGCGAACAAAATGAAGGAGTATATCCAGCATTTCCTTTGGGCCAATCATCAAAGCTGGAGCAATTAGCAGACTACTGGAAATGGTCAGGGCTTTCAAAATCTCTTTCAAGTCTAAAAGTAGATTTGAaaggattaaaaatattaacaccGAGTTTGGAGGAAAAATTAGAAAGTATTTTACATGCTTGTGGACCTAATTTAACTGAGCACAGAAcatat attagaGGACcgattttaaataaagatttaGGGGCAATGTCGGAACATTTACATTATGTTGGAAGACAACTGGTGGATAAAAGAACATCTAGAAATCTTCAGGATATTGGTGAatcgatgaaaaatattttagaccGACGAGTGAGACCACTCGTTCAAATTCAAGATAACTTGGTCGATCAACTAACTCGACTGGAATTACAGCTGAGACCATTTCaagataatatcaataaaacatttattcacatgaaaaatatacaaagtcatattaataaacaagGAGATGTCATTGCCGagctt agaacgaaatattatatagaaactttaaattcatatttgGATCAATGGCGTACTCATGTACTTACCGAGGTCATTTCAGGACCTGCCAAGTGTCGACCTTTGTGGGACATTGTTAATGGTTTGAGACTTTCAATGTGTCAAGATGTGTTAGGACCTttg GATGGATTTTGgtttttactattaatttcGATTATCATAATGGCAATTACTACACCAATGGCACACATCCTCTCCTCAGTATATCGcaatgatattgaaaaaactacAATTTTCACTCCTCCAGGAAC gGGAAGTCCTGATACGGTTGTCATTGATCGAGACACTTGGCGAACACCCGA tcCACCTCCACTTCAAGATGATTGGTAA